Below is a window of Malus domestica chromosome 13, GDT2T_hap1 DNA.
TAAATCTCTCTGCCTCATCAACTGACAAAAATCGCAACGCGAACTTCTGGACCTGCAAACAAGATACAACACAAGGGCACTGTGAGTTCTTCAACTAATAATTTGTATCCATGTAGCCTAAAAAGAAGCATTGCGGCTTGCCTCGCCCATGCAGTCTCGGTAGCTGATAAACACGGCCCTGGTACCCCTGGCAGGAAGTCCCGGGTTGCATGAAACGTGAGGCCAAACATACTGCAGCTTGGAAACATAGTGCTCCTCCTGCAACATGTTAAATCACAATCATTCAAAGAGTTGCCAGATGAAATCTTCGAATCTCAGCGACACCGAAAAACTGGGGACAAAGAGAGTCTGGCCTAAATGCTCAAGCATTTTACGTATCAAAAAGGAAATAATCAAACACGAGTTAAGGAAACTAATGGGAACTTAAcagctaattaattaatatctAACAGTGAACGTCCATCGAATACTTTGCCTGCAAGGTTACAAGGCTACAGGCTACAGTTCATGAGCTTCTCCTTTCGGAAACAAGCCAGGACGACGCCGTACGATTAATCACGGGCAGAAGCATGCTGTAAACAATCTAGCACTTACAAATTACAATTACTCGTTTTATTTATCATATCACAGACGGCGTTTGAGCTCAAACGccgtttggttgctgagaaaatgcgCAGTGTACGTATGGAAAACAGGCCTACTTATTGAGTACCCATTTTCATtgattttctcggcaaccaaacggAATCGACAGTTCAAAATCCCTGAGAGAAAACGTGGCCTCACCATAACCCTGCCGGCGAAGCAGACGGTGAGGAGGACGTCGGAGGAGGAGTGATCGTGAGCGAGCTGGAGCATAGccagggaggaggaggaggaggagacccAGTTGCCAGCTGGAGATCGATTTCTGATCCTGGTGGGCAGAGGAACGAGATCAGGACACGTGGAGTGGGCCGGAGGGTAGCGGAAGAAGCGGGAGAAATGGACCTCCCACCGCTCTCTGACGGCGGCCCCGGAAGTCGTTTTCGCCGGGTTCTTCCCTCTACGTTTCCTTGGTAAGAAAGCAAGAGCAGTGAGGTCCCCCATTTGTTTGTTTCAAGGCTCTATTGGTCGTTGGGTTTATGCTTTTTGGCCCCAACGCAGCCGAATTGAAAACGAAACGGAGTGAATTCAGAAGGACAAGGGAGTGACTTGTGCAAGGGAGTAGATTTTCTCCCCTCCTAATCTTTTTTCCCTTCGGCCTTCTATTTAAATGGTTGCAATTACGTCACATTTAtatcttgttttgaattttttttatatagagaaTAAGACAAAAAGAAGAGTGTAAGAGAAGGGATGATAATAGGAGGGTAGAGAATCCTACTCGACGAGAGAGTGGTAACAGTGGTCAGGTGTGAGGGTTCGTACTAGGTCGCTACgtcaataaaattttcattgtgaccGGAATACAGatagtacaccacgtgtttttatataagtgatcataaattttatttttgaaattattaaaTTTTAGTGATACGTAATGTACCATTGATTTTCCGATCATGCTAAAAAATTTCCCTGCCACGTCTCTGCGCTCTTTATAGACAACCATAAATTATTTACCACAAATAAAagagtttaatttgttaattaacTAATTGATAGGTGTTAAAATCTTTTGCTTATTTTGTTCACAAGTAATAACGTTGGTGAGTTAAATAATTAGTTATTATGGAAAGATAAATTTGTGGGAATCAACTTGCATCATGATACGTTTATGTTTGTTACTGCAGAGCATTATTTGCAAAATCTTTTGCTTATTTGCttaattatatttcttttcGACATGTGTGAGTCAGGCAAGCTAATTAAGAAAGTATGTTTATCTCTTTGTAGTTGAGTTCGAATATGATTAGTGATGTAATTATTGAACCAAAAATTGGCCCATTGATTGAACGAGATCAAGTCAATAAAAAAtcttaaaggaaaactaatgaaaatgacttgaaaattttgagttttaactataaagacaaaataaagggtaaagtaaatagtatcaggtttgattttttagtgtaaaaatgtggtttttcgttaaagtgaacagtaccgtgaacttttcgttaaaacatCCAAAATCTTAAAGGTGGAATGGTTACCACCGAACAACTTGAGCAACTATAATTGTTGTGAACTTTGTGATATGAACGTAACTGAAATATTTAAATGATCATTAACCCAAAATACTtacaaaaatattaataattttttttattattattaaaaaaaaataatttaaaactattacaataatttatgaaATAAGAAAATTTTGACTCTAGAATATATAGTTGAAACTCAACCTGCAAATAAATCATTTTCTATTCTCTAACACTGACACCTAAATCCTAAATTCCTATTTTCTCTCGGCTGTTTCTCTCAGTATACATCCTTTTCACCTACTTTCGTGTTATCATGTTTTCCTCTCCACCTGCTTCTATTTCATTTGatcggacttggattgtctgccctcctagttgtgtgCCCTTCCATGtcttcctattttgtgcggtcacggttaagtcacgtcaatattttatatttttattattttttgtcttattatctcattaaaaaattaatataaaatattgacgtggcttaaccgtgaccgcacaaaataagagggcatggaagggcaccacaactaggagggcagacaatccttgtcccattTGATCTGCATCACGCGGTTGCTATCATACCTACTCATCTTTCATCTCCATTAGATATGCAACACCTTCTTAAGTTTTATTTTGGTCGAAAACgaattcaaaacaaattattattattgataCATTCTTAAGTTCTATTTTTGTTGAAATAAATTCGAACCAACTTATTATTTTTGAACTATTGTGTGACTTAGCTCAATGCCCGCACACTTtagtattaaaaaaatgaaacagaAATATGTTAAGGAAGCTCTCTTATTCTTCATGGACTTTTTACCATTTCACAATTTAACGCCGACTACAGTAACCACAttatacaaaagaaaaaggggtgtgatatccacacacctctttttatttcttccacacctttttggtttttggccgtcggatcagatgaattgaagaagatcaacggacaaaaattaacaaggggtgtgtgagaagtaaaaatgggtgtgtagatagcacaccccaagaaaaaaaagtgaaagAGAGTCATATTTTTTAGTTTGAGTAATGCTAGTGAGACTAAATTTGTTGATATagttttaaaaactaaaaaacatgTAAGTTGataattaatttattacttaaacattaAACGTACTTATTCATATTAATGACacataatttaatttacaaatttaatcttcaaatttaatttcGCACTAAAGTTTTAGCTTTTAGcatttctcaaaaataaaaaccacGTTCGAACGTTGAAGAATAAGAACCAGGATTCTCTCATGAGCATTTTCCTAGGGATCCTGCAATCTTGTCCGTTCAttttatatcgtgcggtcagttttcgttaggtactattcatatttgaattttaaaatttaaattttaaataatttctgatcgtACGATACATGATAAACGGACATGATTGCGGGATCACTAGGATCCTAGGGAAATGCTCAGGAGAGAATCCTGGTTCGAAGAATAATAAACAAAAGGTTTATAGCGTGGGCGCTATCTCCAGTTTTGCGTTCTTCCCGAAGCAGCGCCAGCTGCAGGAAGAAGAAAACACAGCAGCGAAGAAAAGCAAACCATGAAATCTCTTCTCAATCCAGAACCTTCTCCTTTCACCTCTATCTCCACCACTTCCACCACCGCCAAGCATCGCAgcctcactcactctctcaccCAAACACTCCTCAACCTTCCCGCATATACCGCCCGCCGCCGTACCGGAAGAAAACTAACCTTAACCACCAAAGCCGTGTTGGAATCCGTCACCGTCAAAAAATCAAACATCCCGGAATCCGATACCCGAAACCCGACGTTTTCGTCTTCGTATCGGTGCTCCGATATTCCGAAGCCGAATCAGACGGTGCTGGAAGCTCAGACTAGGGTTTGCACGGGCCCCACACAGACCAAGCCTCTCAGCGAGGATCAGGCATTCAAGGTGCTCGATACCATTTACAGATCGGTTAAGGGCGAGCTGAAGGATGAGGAGCCGGTGTCGAAGTCGCAGCTCGGCGCATTTTTCGCGGCAATGTCGATTCGCGCCAACGCTTTTCCGGAGGCGACGCAGTGGAGCGAGGGCGAGACCCGCGCGATGAACCAGTTCTGGCCGCTTCTGGTTCGGGCTCTTCCGGCGGACGTTGTGTTCATTGCCGATCCAGAGGGGTCGTTGATGGGCGCGGGAAGCTCAATCGGACCCCATTTCGTCGGGAACGGCGCGAGCGATATGAGATTGGTCGGCGCCCTCCGGGAGGTCCTCGCTGGCGGCCACCTCGGATTCGAAGAAGTCCAAGGCGTGCTGCGAGACGTTCTTCCGTTGAAGTCAGTGGATGATGGAACGTCGTCCGATGGTGTGAGTGAAGCGTTGCTTTCGGCATTGTTGATTGGTCAGCGGATGAACAGAGAAACGGACCGTGAGCTGAAAGCTTACTGCCTTGCATTTGATGATGAACTCGGTAAGCTCTAGTCTAATTAATATCCCAATTAGTTTCTATTAATAGGATGAATTATTTGCTTAATGGTTGATTAATTAGGTGATACTCCAATTGCTGATGTTAAATCACTTACCCACTATGGTGAACCGTACGATGGCAACACTCGTTTCTTTAGGAGCACATTGTTTGTTGCTGCGGTTCGATCTTGCTATTCGGAATCTTGCTTGCTTCACGGCTTGGATTGGATGCCGCCTAAGGTGATATTTCATCCCCGCTCAACTAATTGACTGATAACAGAAACTAATAAAGCCGGAGTAATGatgtttctggttttttttagGGAGGTGTTACTGAAGAACAGATGCTTAAGTTTATGGGGGCAAATACGAGTGTTACCCCGTCGCAAGCAAAAGTACTTCTTGAGGTATCTGTGGTTCCCATATATTTCTTACCATGCTTACTCACTCCTTTGTTTTTATGTCTTTCGGGTTGTGGTTTAATTCTTTATTCTGTTATTTCAGGATGAAGACACTGGTTTTGCCTATATAAGTCAACGCGAAGCCCGCCCTTCTCTGTGTGAATCTCTAgccaacattttggcacgctcAGCTTAGTATTTACTGTAATTGGGATGATACTGATAATTAACGACATTTCTTTGACTTCTGCAGATATTCATTAGTTAAGTTGAGAGAGCATATTAAGAAACGTCCCCCACTGGCGACAACTGAAAAGGTTCAGCAATTTGTGAAGGTAAGCAACATCACTGTTTTCTTTTGATAACTTGTTAGTATGGTTTATTATTTCTATTccctgaaaaataaaatatcacaTTGAAACCTCGACTGGCATTTTTATGCAGAGAAATCTGTGTAAAATTTAGAATCTACACAAAATAGTACGTATGCAGAATACTTGTTTACCTACCATGCAATTCATTTATCTACTTTAAATTCTGAAAAATTAGTAGGCATCAACAAATAACATAATTTTCTCATGCAATACCTCCAATCGAAATATTGATTGAAGTGATAAGTACCCTAGCATTGTTATACAAATTTGGGATGCACCATACAGAGATATGAAATATCTATTGCTTTCTCAACAGGCCCGTGGGAAGGAAGCAATTGTTGCCGGGTTTTATCATGAAGGTTTTGAGGAGCCACTCTTAATGCTTATGAAAAGAAGAGGTGTCAATGCTGGCTTGGTGGTGAAGGTTGGTACTTTGCTATTGTGCAGTTTAAGAGGATGGTGCTTCAAATAGTACAGTGTTTAATACTTTTGAATCAACCCTTTTGAAATCTTAGACATAAGAGTTTATAAGTCTAGCTCAACTATTTTTTAATCAACCGAGTAACTCAAATAAACTACTACCGTCTAACTTTACTATTACTGAAGGGTGAGGAAGGAGCTCTCTCGATGACAACGAGATTGCGCTCAGTAAATTCATCAAAAGGACTTCCTGTAAACTACTGTTCGGGGTTTCGTTCAACAAGTTTTGCATCCTCTTGTGAAGTTGATGGTTTGTTCTTTGAGTCCTTATGTTATTTTCTGTCTTTTCTCAACCACTTGTAATAGTAGTTTCAAAGATCTGTGTTGTTTATGTAGCTGCCTCAAATGTTGAGATTCTTGCATCCTACCAGAGGGACTGACTCTTGAAAGTTTGGTTTGCAGGTGTTTCACGTCAGAGCTTCAGTCTAGAGGTTAATGCCGTAGACTATGGTTTTGAACCCACTGACACTCCAAGAACTGATAGATCGGTAGAGTCCCTTTCCATCTTGCGGcatgctctctctctcactcacacACAAGTGCGTGTGCGCACACAGGTTTTTGCACTTTCATATTCTACAAGCCAGCAATTTGTGACAAATAATTACTTTTCCTGCGAGTTTAGGTCGTGAAGAATATAGAGTTGGGGTTAACAGCACTCCGCGGTCAAAAGGGACCAGCTTATGATCGAATAGTGTTGAATGCTGGAATGATTGATCACTTACTTGGATGTGATGGTGCAGAAGACATAACCTCTGCCCTGGATAGAGCCAGAGAGGCAATTGACAGTGGAAAGGCTCTAAAAAAGCTCTTGAATTACATAAAAGTATCAAACGAGGTGTGATATAGGCCCGGAATTAGTCTTCAATAGATAGATATTGCGATAAAGGAGGAGCAGCGGAGGGATGTGTTTTAGTTTTGCTCAAACTACAGGTACTTGTGCTCATTTTtcgctttcatcacttggttatcAACTTATCATGCATCCGCTTGAATCTTTAATCCGAATGTTATATGTTATACGTGAGTTGTGATACACATGTCGCCATTATCTTGTAGGAGGTGGTTGCGCGGTATGAATTTGGAGTTGCAGAAGTGGAGATTTGGGAGCTGGCCTGATGGGTTAAGAGTTGgattggtattgctgtgctttgaaaaaaagttgtttaTACTGTGCTGTGATAATAAGTGGTTGTGAAATAAAGCTGTAGAGTGtttagtaaatttttttgtaaaaatgcttttgaaaaaaaaatagcattataatgtttggtaaacttttatgtaaaactgATGTGAACAAAAGTCGGTTTTTCAAagttgggttttgcagcttctttgtttttagtttttttttcacccaaaactgtgaaaaaaaagttgaagctgaatgtttaccaaacacaaaaaagttcCCAGCTTTTTTCATAccagctttttttttaatcatctcAATCCCAAACTACTACTAAGTCTGTTAGGTACATCAGATCTGCACTTTTTAGGCAAAGAATGAATTGATCGCGTATCTGTTACAAAAACCATTTTGTTAACGGACTAACGGAAATCATGCCTATGCTTGTCACGGTTTGATCTTCACCGATTCTTCCCCTAACTAACAAATTAACGGTTTAACTTATTAAAGCTATtgttttacttaaaaaaataaaaaatcatttttattaattaatatgagtaattactaattaattttTACTTGTAAGCACAGAACGAACCAGCATTTGTAAGAGAGTTCAATAAATATCGaaagtttttgtttgttttgcctGTAAATATATGACATGTATTATTTATGCATACACGCTTTCTATAATAAGGATGTCCGTAGCTTTCTCAAGTTATGGTCAAGCTAATCCCATGATGGATTTAAACGAGCGCGACGTCTATATTTAGGTCTTCATTCATGGGCCATCctgcaaaaaatcatccaaatccaaaactaATGCGTCATTTAAAACGACCAAAAAGGCACAATTCTCTAGATAAAGTTGAAATGAAAATGTAGATAATCAAAAGCTAACAAATATTGACTTGGGCAAATTTGGCACGAATAGTCCTTGAAAGAGTTTAAAAGCTGAATGGTTCCGATCGTTGAATTACACTACGAAAATCCATAACTTAAGAAAGTATATGCTAGAACCACTTTGTACGTTATAAACAGTTATTCGTTCTTGCCTATCCCTAGAGCTACATTCTGGCTGACGGACCGAACCAATTTATTGTTATCGAAGTTCCAAAGTTGGCTACCATATCTGCTAAAAAGGTGAAAAAATCTTCGCCGCATCCGGATTCTCAAGTGCTTTAATGTTCTCTACGCCTGATTCAACCCCGTCGTAGGAAGAAAGGGTGGggcaaaaacataacaaaaaccaAAGAGAAGGCACTTTCTAGCTAGTGCTTCGAAGTTACTCTTACATTTGCAGAGTAGTCGCTATGGACCCAGCAAGGCTAAGAACTTCAAACGGCGGATTGTTCTTCACATCTTTCACAGTCAGTGGACACGAGTCCGTAATCCAGAAGTAGGTCAGCCCATGCTCGGGGTGCCCTGGTTGGGAAGAGAAGGAAGGAATGCACAAGGGAATTAGAAATTGTACTTGGAGAGTCTCAGACAAGTTAGCACCATATAGTGGTAAGTAGAGCATGTAATACCTCCGTAATCACTTTGAAAGCGTTCCCATGATCGATTAGGAAAGATCCCGTGTGTTACGTAAGCACTGATTTTTGCTGCTCCATGGGCGGCCAAAACTTTCTAAAACAAGATGAGAACGTAATATGGAATTTCAGATTAACTTTATGAGGCAGTAGGTAAGAAGTTTGCTCAGGATCTGGATACCTGGCATTCGATCAAGGTACCACCAGACTGAACcaaatcatcaacaatcacaACATGTCGTCCTCTAGGGTCTCCCTCTTTAATACGTACGATTCGTTGGTCACCTTCCCGAACTTTAGCACAGACAATCTGCATTCAAGTTTTTGAAGGTTAGGCAGTCGGCGAGaaacataaattaaaacaaGCCGTCACGCAGAAAATGTAAGGCCCATGAAAATGTCAGCGAAGGAGATGGCACAACATTAGTTGAACGAACGCTGTTTAGCTTTACCTTATACACAAGACTATAAGCTTTCAGATGAATAACTATGAGGAGTAttgcacatgcatcaatgatcagATCCTTTAAGTCATAATAACCAGAATAAACGCGACGAAAATAAGACAATTATCATATATATGCTTCAACTAAACATACACACACGCGCACAGGAAATATATACTCCTTGTTATTAGGAAAAGGAAAGCATAGCGTACTGTTGGGAAATGATGCAGCTGCTTATGAAATCGTTTCCATGCACCATCATCAGGAAAAGCAATGGATATCTGAATTGTGAAGAAATTCATCACACAATGTCAGAaataagaaatgttttgaataaTTAATCCTTGTCGCCATCTACGATTCTAGGACTCAACAGATGGGGAGGAGAAACACAGTTTACATTGTCGGAATCAGGGAGCTGCTGAAGCCTATTTTTGAGCAAAGGGATCCCGCTCTCAAAGCACGGTAAGACATTATCTCCAAAGTAAAACCGCTCCTAAACACGCAACAAACAATCAAAACAacacggtcagaaatcattgcaCATTGCTCATTACTAAGAGAAGACAATTTTGTATACTAAATGTGGTATAGAAAAACCTGCAAGGCATGGATATCATAGATGACTAAACTAGTAGGGCCTCCCATCGAAATGGGAATGTTCGACAATGCCCTGGCGAGCGTGAAAGCAGTGGCGACATCTCCCTCATCCTCCATACGCTCTGAAGTCCCCGTCGGAAAAAATGGAAGCACCAGAGTGAATGAGGAGATGAACAACTTGGGCAATGCATAAATCACAGATAACTGCTCGAAAATGACCGACGGGGAGCTAAACGAGGCCAGAAACGCCACATGATGCCCTCGAATTCCTTGAGCATTGGGTATGAAAATGTTGGGGAACCCATCATCAAATTTCCTAAAAGAAtccaaaatttacaaaattgaAGCAACAGAAACAAATCCCGCAAACGAAAGTTAAATTCTTGGAGGCAAAATGCCCAATTGCCACGCTTGCAGTCGGAGCTCTCACCTCCACGTGATACTGCGGAGCACGATGGAGTCCGACTGGGCGGCGACGTTCTGGGCGAGGGCTTTGGTCTCGGCGCAGTAGAAAAGGCAAACATTCTTCGCCTTCTTCCCTGCCGAATCGGAGGCCATTGACAATTGGGCTTCGGAAGCATCGCGGAAGACGTGAACCGGAGAGTCCCGCTCGATGGTCAGGTTGTGCGGGTGGCCGAAGCTCTTGTTGTCGCACCTGATGATGTTGCTGCTGTACTGCTTCTTCTTCGTAAAGGTGGAGGCTTTGATATGGAAAGCGGCGGAGGAAGGAATGGGACATTTGGGCCCGGGTGGGAAGGCAGGGTTTTGGAAGGAAGACGGGAGGCCTCGAGTGGCCGCCATGTAGCGGTCACTGGTGTGCTTGTAGAGTGCCGAGCTCCTCGGCTCTGTGTCTGCGTGTTTTCGACGGGAATAGAAAGCAAATTTTgagggacttggattgtctccCTCCCCATTCTATGCCCTCCCATGCCCTCATATATTCTGTATcatgtgatcacggttaagtcacgttaatattttatgttatttttttataaaaataataaaatattaagtaagaatataaaatattaacgtggcttaaccgtgatcacagaAATAAGAGAGCATATGAAGGGTATAAGATGAGAAGGTTAgacaatccaaatccaattttgAGACTTATTTCAAGGTTGGAATTAGTCTAAATGTCCGAAAATGTCATTTACATTGCGcataaacaaaaataagagaaaattgTAGAAATGGTTATTCAATTTAAATCCAATTGAAATAATGGtctttcaactaaaaatctattattattgattttttaaCTCTTTAAAATGTGTAGTTATGATTATTTTCGTCAACCTCGTCAGAATTATGTCCTTTTCGTCAGCCCTGTCAGAATTATGTCAAAATAAGTCATGTTGGAATGATCATTGCTATAATGGAGTTTGAGGGACTCTCTAGTCATCCATCATGGGTATGCTCTGACTCATttttcgcttaacttcggagttcataTGGAACCCGAAGTTAGTGAGTTCTCAAAAAACCTTGTGTTAATAGAGATGAGCATGTATATAAAGTATAGAAGATCTATTCCCCTGAACGATGTAGCATCTAACAATAAAAATGATCATAACTACGTATTTTAATGAGTTAATTACagatttttaattaaagaatcaTTACACTAATTAGGTTAAAATAAGCTACATCGGCTTTTGGCTTTACCCCACTCCACATTTAACAAACCAGAAGCAGAAAAACCTCGAAAGAAACATGACTTACAGTCCGAAACGAGCCATGGCGGAGCTCAGGCACTCCATCTCGATGGGGGCTCGAGCCACTTCTTCTCCAATGAAGCGCGACGAGGACTCCTCCCCTTTCATCTCCGACACTCAG
It encodes the following:
- the LOC103452015 gene encoding ribose-phosphate pyrophosphokinase 4-like, which encodes MAATRGLPSSFQNPAFPPGPKCPIPSSAAFHIKASTFTKKKQYSSNIIRCDNKSFGHPHNLTIERDSPVHVFRDASEAQLSMASDSAGKKAKNVCLFYCAETKALAQNVAAQSDSIVLRSITWRKFDDGFPNIFIPNAQGIRGHHVAFLASFSSPSVIFEQLSVIYALPKLFISSFTLVLPFFPTGTSERMEDEGDVATAFTLARALSNIPISMGGPTSLVIYDIHALQERFYFGDNVLPCFESGIPLLKNRLQQLPDSDNISIAFPDDGAWKRFHKQLHHFPTIVCAKVREGDQRIVRIKEGDPRGRHVVIVDDLVQSGGTLIECQKVLAAHGAAKISAYVTHGIFPNRSWERFQSDYGGHPEHGLTYFWITDSCPLTVKDVKNNPPFEVLSLAGSIATTLQMMAHE
- the LOC103452016 gene encoding uncharacterized protein gives rise to the protein MKSLLNPEPSPFTSISTTSTTAKHRSLTHSLTQTLLNLPAYTARRRTGRKLTLTTKAVLESVTVKKSNIPESDTRNPTFSSSYRCSDIPKPNQTVLEAQTRVCTGPTQTKPLSEDQAFKVLDTIYRSVKGELKDEEPVSKSQLGAFFAAMSIRANAFPEATQWSEGETRAMNQFWPLLVRALPADVVFIADPEGSLMGAGSSIGPHFVGNGASDMRLVGALREVLAGGHLGFEEVQGVLRDVLPLKSVDDGTSSDGVSEALLSALLIGQRMNRETDRELKAYCLAFDDELGDTPIADVKSLTHYGEPYDGNTRFFRSTLFVAAVRSCYSESCLLHGLDWMPPKGGVTEEQMLKFMGANTSVTPSQAKVLLEDEDTGFAYISQREARPSLYSLVKLREHIKKRPPLATTEKVQQFVKARGKEAIVAGFYHEGFEEPLLMLMKRRGVNAGLVVKGEEGALSMTTRLRSVNSSKGLPVNYCSGFRSTSFASSCEVDGVSRQSFSLEVNAVDYGFEPTDTPRTDRSVVKNIELGLTALRGQKGPAYDRIVLNAGMIDHLLGCDGAEDITSALDRAREAIDSGKALKKLLNYIKVSNEV